In Nocardia sputorum, a single genomic region encodes these proteins:
- a CDS encoding MFS transporter gives MSTGLTRSQRWILALVCAVAVSTVYAVQPVVAAAGRDLGLRPESLGRLVAAGQIGYFAGLVVLVPLGDVLNRRRLITAHLALTAMGAAMAAAAPNGILVVAGLTIAGMFAVVVQVTVAYVAAVSEPSERGRNIGAVTSGVVIGILGVRVLAGALGDTVGWRAVYALLAVLCAALAILARARLHPDVRATGARYTQVLASMGRLVRTDRLFLSRGLVALFLFASFGTLWSGLALPLSAQPWNLGTTEIGLFGLAGLAGALGAARAGRWADTGHAQAITGWSLAALIGSWVLIAQGRSCLGLLVAGIVLLDFAVQAVHVSSQHLLTAAHPHRAGSVIGVYMAFYSLGSALGAVATTWAYGAGGWRASCWVGALFALSALVAWGLDRLGRRIYPAVSCSAPAAAS, from the coding sequence GTGTCGACGGGACTGACCCGATCCCAGCGATGGATCCTGGCGCTGGTGTGCGCCGTGGCGGTGTCGACGGTTTACGCGGTCCAGCCGGTAGTGGCGGCGGCGGGGCGCGATCTGGGACTGCGGCCGGAGTCGCTGGGCCGCCTGGTCGCCGCCGGACAGATCGGCTACTTCGCCGGTCTGGTCGTGCTGGTTCCGCTCGGTGACGTGCTGAACCGCCGACGGCTCATCACCGCGCATCTGGCGCTCACCGCGATGGGGGCCGCGATGGCGGCCGCCGCACCCAACGGCATCCTCGTCGTGGCTGGACTGACCATCGCGGGAATGTTCGCGGTCGTGGTACAGGTCACGGTCGCCTACGTCGCCGCCGTCTCCGAACCGAGCGAGCGTGGCCGCAACATCGGCGCCGTCACCTCGGGTGTGGTGATCGGCATTCTCGGTGTCCGAGTCCTCGCGGGCGCGCTGGGCGACACGGTCGGCTGGCGTGCGGTCTACGCACTGCTCGCCGTCCTCTGCGCGGCGCTGGCCATCCTCGCCCGAGCGAGGCTGCACCCGGACGTGAGGGCGACCGGCGCGCGATACACGCAGGTGCTGGCGTCGATGGGGCGGCTCGTGCGCACCGATCGACTGTTCCTGAGCCGGGGCCTGGTCGCGTTGTTCCTGTTCGCCTCCTTCGGCACCCTCTGGAGCGGGCTCGCGCTGCCGCTCAGCGCCCAGCCCTGGAACCTGGGCACCACCGAGATCGGCCTGTTCGGGTTGGCCGGCTTGGCCGGAGCACTCGGCGCCGCCCGCGCGGGACGATGGGCCGACACCGGTCACGCCCAGGCGATCACCGGTTGGTCGCTGGCAGCGCTCATCGGCTCCTGGGTGCTCATCGCCCAGGGGCGGTCGTGCCTGGGGCTACTCGTGGCGGGCATCGTCCTGCTCGACTTTGCCGTCCAAGCCGTGCACGTGAGCAGTCAGCACCTGCTCACCGCCGCGCATCCGCATCGCGCAGGCAGCGTCATCGGCGTCTACATGGCCTTCTACTCCCTCGGATCCGCCCTCGGAGCAGTCGCGACCACGTGGGCATACGGTGCAGGCGGGTGGCGGGCGTCCTGCTGGGTCGGCGCTCTCTTCGCGCTGTCCGCGCTGGTTGCCTGGGGACTGGACCGGCTCGGCAGGCGGATCTATCCAGCCGTTTCGTGTTCCGCCCCGGCTGCCGCCTCCTGA
- a CDS encoding winged helix-turn-helix transcriptional regulator, protein MPPTHGSPRAWTDPTCPVARTIDLVGDRWSLLIVRDAMDGAATFTEFRQRLGIARNILADRLRRLVDHGILTVNPAPGGKRRVYELTEAGQDLFTTIVALRQWGERHAFTDDEPHSTLLGLDGSPIAELRPATPAGEPVTAATARVHKVG, encoded by the coding sequence GTGCCGCCCACACACGGTTCGCCCCGCGCGTGGACCGATCCCACCTGCCCCGTGGCTCGAACGATCGACCTGGTCGGCGATCGGTGGAGCCTGCTGATCGTGCGCGACGCCATGGACGGCGCGGCTACGTTCACCGAGTTCCGGCAACGCCTCGGGATCGCGCGGAACATCCTCGCCGACCGTCTCCGCCGCCTCGTCGACCACGGCATCCTCACCGTCAACCCGGCTCCCGGTGGCAAGCGCCGCGTCTATGAACTAACCGAGGCCGGACAGGATCTCTTCACCACCATCGTCGCGCTGCGGCAATGGGGAGAACGCCACGCCTTCACCGACGACGAGCCGCATTCGACACTGTTGGGCCTCGACGGCAGCCCCATCGCCGAACTGCGCCCCGCAACCCCGGCCGGAGAGCCCGTCACAGCGGCGACGGCCCGAGTCCACAAGGTCGGCTGA
- a CDS encoding aminotransferase class I/II-fold pyridoxal phosphate-dependent enzyme translates to MHRDGERPKGLSVSALAAVANPSYSRIDTWNLLDDACRRLADVNSAGLDTTHEAARVRRLLDRLGAYERYWLYPGPARLAAFRGYLADLATVRLAEEVSLAVRLLSEYGDRAALFDTSAPLAEQELVARAKQQQFYTVLLGDDSPPEAPEGLAESLRALRESSDDVQFELLVVASIEDAITAVALNGEIQAAIIRHDLPLRSRDRLPLMTTLLGANDGVVVTDRAPDWVECGEWIRKLRPHIDLYLLTDESIAAETEAEPDVYDRTFYRLNDVTDLHSTVLAGIRSRYATPFFDALRAYAAAPVGQFHALPVARGASIFNSKSLQDMGEFYGRNIFMAETSSTSGGLDSLLDPHGTIRVAMDKAAETWCADRTYFVTNGTSTANKIVVQALTRPGDIVLIDRNCHKSHHYGLVLAGAYPMYLDAYPLEQFAIYGAVSLHTIKKALLDLEAAGQLDRVRMLLLTNCTFDGIVYNPRRVMEEVLAIKPDICFLWDEAWYAFATAVPWARQRTAMVAAEQLESTLSSPGYAEEYRRWRASMHGVDRAEWSNRRLLPDPERARVRVYATHSTHKSLSALRQASMIHVRDQDFTALAREAFAEAFLTHTSTSPNQQLLASLDLARRQVDIEGFQLVRHAYDMALVFRHRVRKDRLIGKWFRILDEDDLVPDEFRPSEVRSYRQVRHGGLAEWNEAWRSDQFVLDPTRVTLFIGATGMNGFDFREKILMDRFGIQINKTSINSVLLIFTIGVTWSSVHYLLDVLRRVAADFETSRSAAGRADRALQQRRIDEITKELPALPDFSEFDSAFRPDGASSFGDMRSAFYAGYEESDREHVLLGDAGRRLAKGMPLVSATFVVPYPPGFPVLVPGQVISTEILYFLAELDVKEIHGYNPDLGLSVFTEAALTRLTAARHATTAAGPPEAAPAAVNHRRVGIT, encoded by the coding sequence ATGCATCGAGACGGCGAACGCCCGAAAGGGCTTTCTGTTTCCGCGCTGGCGGCGGTAGCGAACCCGTCGTACTCGCGGATCGACACGTGGAATCTGCTCGACGACGCGTGCCGCCGGCTCGCCGATGTCAACAGCGCCGGGCTGGACACCACCCACGAAGCCGCCCGGGTGCGGCGCCTCCTCGATCGTCTCGGCGCCTACGAGCGGTACTGGCTGTACCCGGGCCCGGCGCGGCTGGCGGCGTTTCGCGGATATCTCGCCGATCTGGCGACGGTGCGGCTCGCCGAGGAAGTGTCGCTGGCCGTGCGCCTGCTCTCCGAGTACGGCGACCGCGCGGCCTTGTTCGACACATCCGCACCGCTGGCCGAGCAGGAACTCGTGGCCCGGGCCAAGCAGCAGCAGTTCTACACCGTCCTGCTCGGCGACGATTCCCCGCCCGAGGCGCCCGAGGGCCTGGCGGAGAGCCTGCGGGCGCTTCGCGAATCGTCGGACGATGTGCAGTTCGAACTGCTCGTCGTGGCGAGCATCGAGGACGCCATCACCGCTGTCGCGTTGAACGGCGAGATCCAGGCGGCGATCATCCGGCACGACCTACCGCTTCGTTCCCGCGACCGGCTGCCGTTGATGACCACGTTGCTCGGCGCCAACGACGGCGTGGTCGTGACCGACCGCGCCCCCGACTGGGTCGAATGTGGCGAGTGGATCCGGAAGTTGCGACCGCATATCGACCTGTATCTGCTCACCGACGAGTCGATCGCCGCGGAGACCGAAGCCGAGCCGGACGTCTACGATCGCACGTTCTACCGGCTGAACGATGTCACCGACCTGCACAGCACGGTGCTCGCGGGCATCCGTAGCCGGTACGCCACACCATTTTTCGACGCCCTGCGGGCCTATGCGGCCGCGCCGGTCGGTCAGTTCCACGCCCTTCCCGTCGCGCGTGGCGCGAGCATCTTCAACTCCAAGTCGCTACAGGACATGGGTGAGTTCTACGGCCGCAACATCTTCATGGCCGAGACGTCGTCCACCTCCGGCGGGCTGGACTCCTTGCTGGACCCGCACGGCACGATCAGGGTGGCGATGGACAAGGCCGCCGAGACGTGGTGTGCCGACCGGACGTACTTCGTGACCAACGGGACGTCCACCGCGAACAAGATCGTCGTGCAAGCCCTGACCCGGCCTGGCGACATCGTGCTGATCGACCGCAATTGCCATAAGTCGCACCACTACGGCTTGGTGCTCGCCGGGGCGTACCCGATGTACCTGGACGCCTACCCGCTCGAACAGTTCGCGATCTACGGCGCCGTGTCGCTGCACACGATCAAGAAGGCGCTGCTGGATCTCGAGGCGGCCGGTCAACTGGACCGGGTGCGCATGCTTCTGCTGACCAACTGCACGTTCGACGGCATCGTCTACAACCCCCGGCGCGTGATGGAGGAGGTCCTGGCGATCAAGCCGGACATCTGCTTCCTCTGGGACGAGGCGTGGTACGCGTTCGCGACGGCGGTGCCGTGGGCACGACAGCGCACCGCGATGGTTGCCGCCGAGCAACTCGAATCGACGTTGTCGTCGCCGGGATACGCCGAGGAATACCGCCGGTGGCGTGCGTCGATGCACGGGGTCGACCGTGCCGAGTGGAGCAATCGCCGGCTGCTTCCCGACCCCGAGCGTGCGCGCGTCCGCGTGTACGCCACGCATTCCACCCACAAGTCGCTTTCCGCGCTGCGGCAGGCGTCGATGATCCATGTCCGCGACCAGGATTTCACAGCGCTCGCCCGCGAGGCATTCGCCGAGGCGTTTCTCACCCACACCTCGACGTCGCCGAACCAGCAACTCCTGGCGTCGTTGGACTTGGCCCGCAGGCAGGTCGACATCGAGGGCTTCCAGCTGGTCCGGCACGCCTACGACATGGCGCTGGTGTTCCGTCATCGCGTCCGCAAAGACCGGTTGATCGGCAAGTGGTTCCGCATCCTCGACGAGGACGACCTGGTGCCCGACGAATTCCGGCCCTCGGAAGTCCGCTCGTACCGGCAGGTCAGGCACGGTGGCCTGGCCGAGTGGAACGAGGCGTGGCGGTCCGATCAGTTCGTGCTCGACCCGACCCGGGTCACCTTGTTCATCGGCGCCACCGGCATGAACGGGTTCGACTTCCGCGAGAAGATCCTGATGGACCGCTTCGGCATCCAGATCAACAAGACCTCGATCAACAGCGTGCTGTTGATCTTCACCATCGGCGTCACCTGGTCGAGCGTGCACTACCTGCTCGACGTGCTGCGTCGGGTGGCTGCCGACTTCGAGACCAGCCGGAGCGCGGCCGGTCGAGCCGATCGAGCGCTGCAACAGCGCCGGATCGACGAGATCACCAAGGAGCTGCCCGCACTCCCCGATTTCAGCGAGTTCGACAGCGCGTTTCGTCCCGACGGGGCCAGCTCGTTCGGCGACATGCGATCGGCCTTCTACGCCGGGTACGAGGAGTCGGACCGCGAGCATGTCCTGCTCGGCGACGCCGGGCGACGGCTCGCCAAGGGGATGCCGCTGGTGTCCGCCACCTTCGTCGTCCCCTATCCGCCCGGCTTCCCCGTGCTGGTCCCCGGGCAGGTGATCTCGACGGAGATCTTGTATTTCCTGGCCGAACTCGACGTCAAGGAGATTCACGGATACAACCCCGACCTCGGGTTGTCGGTCTTCACCGAGGCCGCGCTCACGCGGCTGACCGCGGCTCGGCATGCGACTACCGCGGCCGGTCCGCCGGAGGCAGCTCCAGCTGCCGTGAATCATCGCCGGGTCGGGATCACGTGA
- a CDS encoding uracil-xanthine permease family protein: MTPESRTGSMFRWTEVGTGGVIAPGERLTWPRTIGIGLQHVVAMFGATFLVPVLTGFPPSATLLFSGVGTLLFLVITRNRLPSYLGSSFAIIAPVLAATASHGMGAALGGIVVVGVLLIVIGVVVHFAGTHWIEALMPPVVTGTIVALIGLNLAPTAKTNFEKDAVTATVVLILLILCLVLFRGLLGRLAIVASVVLGYLLALARGAVDTTAIGDASWVGLPDFHAPSFHLSVLPMFLPVVLVLVVENIGHVKSITTMTGIDYDRRMGRALAADGVATVLAGSGGGSATTTYAENIGVMAATKVYSTAAYWVAGAAAIALSLSPKVGAVIAAIPPGVLGGVTTALYGLVGILGVHIWVSNQVDFGKPINQFTAAIPLVIGIADFTWVIGDLDFGGIALGAVAALAIYHAMRLIGGWRGTVGAHRADAVREPEKSTDR; this comes from the coding sequence ATGACACCCGAATCGCGAACAGGATCGATGTTCCGCTGGACCGAGGTCGGCACCGGCGGCGTGATCGCCCCCGGTGAGCGATTGACCTGGCCGCGCACGATCGGGATCGGGTTGCAGCATGTGGTGGCGATGTTCGGCGCCACCTTCCTCGTGCCGGTCCTCACCGGGTTCCCACCGTCGGCGACGTTGCTCTTCTCCGGGGTCGGCACCCTGCTGTTCCTGGTGATCACCCGTAACCGGCTGCCGAGCTATCTGGGTTCGAGTTTCGCGATCATCGCTCCGGTCCTCGCGGCGACCGCCTCGCACGGAATGGGTGCGGCGCTCGGCGGGATCGTCGTCGTGGGCGTCCTGCTGATCGTCATCGGCGTGGTGGTGCACTTCGCAGGCACCCATTGGATCGAGGCGCTGATGCCGCCGGTGGTCACCGGCACCATCGTCGCCCTCATCGGCCTGAACCTGGCTCCGACCGCCAAGACCAACTTCGAGAAGGACGCGGTCACGGCGACAGTCGTGCTCATCCTGCTGATCCTGTGCCTCGTGCTCTTTCGCGGTTTGCTGGGCCGGCTGGCGATCGTCGCCAGTGTCGTGCTCGGCTATCTGCTCGCGCTCGCGCGCGGTGCGGTCGACACCACGGCGATCGGGGACGCCTCCTGGGTAGGGCTGCCCGACTTCCACGCGCCGAGCTTCCACCTCTCGGTGCTCCCGATGTTCCTGCCGGTGGTGCTGGTGCTCGTGGTGGAGAACATCGGCCACGTCAAGTCGATCACGACGATGACCGGCATCGACTACGACCGGCGTATGGGCCGCGCGCTGGCGGCAGACGGCGTGGCGACGGTGCTGGCAGGCAGTGGCGGCGGCTCGGCGACCACCACATACGCGGAGAACATCGGCGTGATGGCCGCGACGAAGGTCTACTCGACCGCCGCCTACTGGGTAGCCGGTGCCGCGGCGATCGCGCTCAGCCTGTCACCGAAGGTGGGAGCGGTGATCGCCGCCATCCCGCCCGGGGTGCTCGGTGGTGTGACGACCGCGCTCTACGGCCTGGTCGGGATCCTCGGCGTGCACATCTGGGTGAGCAACCAGGTGGACTTCGGCAAGCCGATCAACCAGTTCACCGCCGCGATCCCGCTGGTTATCGGCATCGCCGACTTCACCTGGGTGATCGGCGACCTCGACTTCGGCGGCATCGCCCTCGGCGCCGTCGCCGCACTGGCGATCTACCACGCGATGCGGCTGATCGGGGGATGGCGCGGAACGGTCGGAGCCCACCGCGCGGATGCGGTGCGCGAGCCGGAGAAGTCGACGGATCGGTGA
- a CDS encoding DUF3072 domain-containing protein, whose product MVQPKPEKDPDQWTTGEEPMTGPQESYLHTLAQEAGAEVPEELTKAEASQLIDELQQRTGRGA is encoded by the coding sequence ATGGTGCAGCCGAAGCCGGAGAAGGATCCGGATCAGTGGACCACCGGCGAGGAGCCGATGACCGGCCCGCAGGAGTCCTATCTGCACACCCTGGCCCAGGAGGCGGGTGCGGAGGTGCCGGAGGAGTTGACCAAGGCGGAGGCGTCGCAGCTGATCGACGAGCTTCAGCAGCGCACCGGCCGCGGCGCCTGA
- a CDS encoding SDR family NAD(P)-dependent oxidoreductase, whose protein sequence is MSELPVAHTEAKVDARSRGRLSGHAAGMTVDMDTNQPKAERTVNGPVFVVGAGPGIGAAVARRFAREGHPIGLVARTRSRIDAVADELRGDGRHILTATGDITEIDDITRALDDLIATLGAPEVVCFSPLPDIGLIRPVLETSPIDVRDALALTVVGAAAVVRSVSAGMLERGCGTLLFTTGGAAVNPSPERAVSALAYAGLGAYVDLLARTLPERGIHVARVTIVGPVGSGLTHEPDDIAEHLWQQHSSPGEAVTVLT, encoded by the coding sequence ATGAGCGAGCTGCCGGTCGCGCACACCGAGGCGAAGGTCGACGCCCGATCGCGTGGACGATTGAGCGGCCACGCCGCGGGCATGACGGTCGACATGGACACGAATCAACCGAAGGCGGAGCGCACGGTGAACGGACCGGTGTTCGTCGTCGGGGCGGGTCCGGGGATCGGCGCGGCGGTCGCGCGACGCTTCGCCCGCGAAGGACACCCCATCGGACTGGTCGCCCGCACCCGCTCCCGGATCGACGCCGTCGCCGACGAACTGCGCGGCGACGGGCGCCACATCCTCACCGCGACCGGCGATATCACCGAGATCGACGACATCACCCGTGCCCTGGACGATCTCATCGCCACCCTCGGCGCCCCCGAGGTCGTCTGTTTCAGCCCGCTGCCGGACATCGGACTGATCCGCCCGGTGCTCGAGACCTCTCCCATCGACGTCCGAGACGCGCTGGCCCTCACCGTGGTCGGCGCCGCCGCGGTGGTTCGGTCGGTGTCGGCGGGAATGCTCGAACGTGGTTGCGGCACATTGCTCTTCACCACGGGCGGAGCCGCGGTGAACCCCAGTCCGGAACGAGCGGTGAGCGCACTCGCCTACGCCGGTCTCGGCGCCTACGTCGATCTGCTCGCCCGGACCCTGCCCGAGCGCGGCATCCACGTCGCCCGCGTGACCATCGTCGGCCCCGTCGGCTCCGGCCTGACCCACGAACCCGACGACATTGCCGAACACCTCTGGCAGCAACACTCTTCGCCGGGCGAAGCGGTGACCGTGCTGACCTGA
- a CDS encoding PAS and ANTAR domain-containing protein has protein sequence MSHADRRDAADSTGPEDERPDRVGSFRFWFDDQRWEWSDEVAALYGYLPGQVQPTTDLVLSHKHPADRAAVADALATAVRDHGAFCSRHRIIDTAGNVRHVLVVADHIFDGTGAVVGTSGYFIDLTATVDQQRREVLDEALPEVVEARAAIEQAKGMLMLAYGLTAEQAFQVLRWRSQETNTKLRVLAAKLVTVAAAAGGGPVEQRTRLDHLLLTIHEYPD, from the coding sequence GTGAGCCACGCCGATCGGCGGGACGCCGCGGACAGCACCGGGCCGGAGGACGAACGTCCCGACCGGGTCGGCAGCTTCCGGTTCTGGTTCGACGACCAGCGCTGGGAATGGTCCGACGAGGTGGCCGCACTGTACGGCTACCTCCCCGGCCAGGTCCAGCCGACCACCGACCTGGTGCTGTCGCACAAACACCCCGCCGACCGCGCCGCCGTCGCCGACGCCCTCGCCACCGCGGTCCGTGACCACGGCGCGTTCTGCAGCCGCCACCGCATCATCGACACCGCGGGCAACGTCCGGCACGTGCTCGTGGTCGCCGACCACATCTTCGACGGCACCGGCGCGGTCGTGGGCACCTCGGGCTACTTCATCGATCTGACCGCCACCGTCGACCAGCAACGGCGTGAAGTCCTCGACGAGGCGCTGCCGGAAGTGGTCGAGGCCCGCGCGGCGATCGAACAAGCCAAAGGGATGCTGATGCTGGCCTACGGCCTGACCGCCGAGCAAGCCTTCCAAGTGTTGCGGTGGCGGTCCCAGGAGACGAACACCAAATTGCGGGTGCTGGCGGCCAAATTGGTCACCGTCGCCGCGGCGGCCGGTGGCGGTCCCGTCGAGCAACGGACCAGGCTGGATCATCTCCTGCTGACCATCCACGAATACCCCGACTGA
- a CDS encoding serine protease, with translation MTRSLIKVVAAAALACGPISAGAGTAAGVPQLPPPPMGGGSGIAIDDRAECTLTTIGYDAADRLVGLTAGHCGEPGAHVTSVTYPSYGVLGRFVYADQELDYGVIEFDAARVAPTREVGGFFIDGLGGPAQFPDIVCKKGRTTGRTCGVAWGDMMGDSSDTWTQMCVLKGDSGAPVVLGSTLVGMVNAYLGMGCLGPEVGTDINAILADIDSRDGVGAGFRPI, from the coding sequence ATGACTCGTTCGCTGATCAAGGTCGTCGCCGCGGCGGCACTCGCGTGCGGCCCGATCTCGGCCGGCGCAGGCACGGCGGCCGGTGTTCCGCAGTTACCGCCGCCGCCGATGGGCGGTGGTTCGGGTATCGCGATCGATGACCGAGCCGAATGCACGCTCACCACCATCGGTTACGACGCGGCGGACAGGTTGGTGGGATTGACGGCCGGCCATTGCGGCGAGCCGGGGGCGCACGTCACGTCGGTGACCTACCCGAGCTACGGGGTGCTGGGGCGATTCGTCTACGCCGATCAGGAATTGGACTACGGAGTCATCGAATTCGATGCCGCACGGGTCGCTCCTACCCGGGAGGTCGGAGGGTTCTTCATCGACGGCCTCGGCGGTCCCGCGCAATTTCCCGACATCGTGTGCAAGAAAGGCCGGACCACCGGCCGGACCTGCGGTGTCGCCTGGGGCGACATGATGGGCGACAGCAGCGACACCTGGACCCAGATGTGCGTGCTCAAAGGCGATTCCGGCGCGCCGGTGGTGCTGGGTTCCACCCTGGTCGGCATGGTCAACGCCTACTTGGGCATGGGGTGCCTCGGCCCCGAGGTGGGCACCGACATCAACGCCATCCTCGCCGACATCGACTCCCGCGATGGCGTCGGCGCCGGATTCCGGCCGATCTGA
- a CDS encoding carboxymuconolactone decarboxylase family protein, with product MESRFDLNSSELGAKVGKRFAGTSLAIAQSTLPKATLELVELRASQINGCGWCTDVHTKELAAAGESAVRINLVAAWRESGVFTEAERAALALAEEGTRLADAHRGVSDETWARVRAHYDDDQVAALIYLVAMINAANRLGVITRMAGGSYQPGMFEAIAN from the coding sequence ATGGAATCCCGTTTCGATCTCAACAGCAGCGAGCTCGGCGCCAAGGTCGGCAAGCGGTTCGCCGGCACCAGCCTGGCGATCGCGCAGTCGACGCTGCCGAAGGCCACGCTGGAACTGGTGGAGTTGCGCGCCAGCCAGATCAACGGTTGCGGGTGGTGCACCGACGTGCACACCAAGGAGCTGGCGGCCGCCGGTGAATCCGCGGTCCGGATCAACCTGGTCGCCGCGTGGCGCGAGTCCGGGGTGTTCACCGAGGCCGAGCGGGCCGCGCTCGCGCTGGCCGAGGAGGGCACCCGGCTCGCCGACGCCCACCGCGGCGTCTCCGACGAGACCTGGGCGCGGGTGCGCGCGCACTACGACGACGACCAGGTCGCCGCGCTGATCTACCTGGTCGCCATGATCAACGCGGCCAACCGGCTGGGCGTGATCACGCGCATGGCGGGAGGTTCCTACCAGCCCGGCATGTTCGAGGCCATCGCGAACTGA
- a CDS encoding RNA polymerase sigma-70 factor, translating to MADTSQSARGDRDTRPAAATDAFVTHRNLLFTVAYEMLGSAADAEDVLQETWLRWAGVELGTIQDQRAYLVRITTRQALDRLRALGRRKESYVGPWLPEPLLTAPDVAEDVELADSVSMAMLLVLETLSPVERAVFVLHEVFDLAYEEIAEAVDKSPAAVRQLAYRARAHVAARRPRGVVSAAETRDALAAFQRAVETGDLQNLLDILAPDVVLLGDGGGVVQATLSPVVGADRVARVLAAGLGRLAAAARQPAQVNGYPALILRRDGEIDTVVALRIDDGLVTGLYAVRNPEKLSRMQRETVLSR from the coding sequence ATGGCCGATACATCGCAGAGCGCGCGCGGCGATCGCGACACCCGCCCCGCCGCGGCGACCGACGCGTTCGTCACCCACCGCAACCTGCTGTTCACCGTCGCCTACGAGATGCTCGGCTCGGCCGCGGACGCCGAAGACGTGCTCCAGGAGACCTGGCTGCGGTGGGCGGGCGTCGAACTCGGCACGATCCAGGATCAGCGCGCCTACCTGGTGCGGATCACCACTCGCCAGGCGCTCGACCGGCTGCGCGCGCTCGGCAGGCGCAAGGAGTCCTACGTGGGCCCCTGGTTGCCCGAGCCGCTGCTCACCGCGCCCGACGTGGCCGAGGACGTCGAACTGGCCGACAGCGTGTCGATGGCGATGCTGCTGGTGCTGGAGACGCTGTCGCCGGTCGAGCGGGCGGTGTTCGTGCTGCACGAAGTGTTCGATCTGGCGTACGAGGAGATCGCCGAAGCCGTCGACAAGAGCCCGGCCGCGGTCCGCCAGCTCGCCTACCGCGCGCGGGCGCACGTCGCCGCCCGCAGGCCGCGCGGGGTCGTCTCCGCGGCCGAGACCCGCGACGCGCTCGCCGCGTTCCAGCGCGCGGTCGAAACAGGCGATCTACAGAACCTGCTCGACATCCTCGCGCCGGACGTCGTCCTGCTCGGTGACGGCGGCGGCGTCGTCCAGGCCACCCTGTCGCCCGTGGTGGGAGCCGATCGGGTGGCCCGTGTGCTGGCTGCCGGGCTGGGCAGGCTCGCGGCGGCGGCGCGGCAGCCTGCGCAGGTCAACGGCTATCCGGCGTTGATCCTGCGACGAGACGGCGAGATCGACACCGTGGTGGCGCTACGGATCGACGACGGACTCGTCACCGGCCTCTACGCCGTGCGCAATCCCGAGAAGCTGTCCCGGATGCAGCGCGAGACCGTCCTCAGCCGCTGA
- a CDS encoding twin-arginine translocation signal domain-containing protein, whose protein sequence is MRRSSPTAVSGGCCSRRSFLADSAAAIVAALIEQEPSAKGREAALGLVRAAERGRIERAALAAVFGEGDIDDAYLQLIMAGVAPLSG, encoded by the coding sequence GTGCGGCGTTCCTCGCCTACGGCGGTCTCTGGTGGATGCTGCTCGCGCCGATCATTCCTCGCGGACAGCGCCGCCGCCATCGTGGCCGCGCTGATCGAACAGGAGCCGAGCGCCAAGGGCCGAGAGGCGGCGCTCGGCCTCGTGCGGGCCGCCGAGCGCGGACGGATCGAACGCGCCGCCCTGGCCGCGGTTTTCGGCGAGGGGGACATCGATGACGCCTACCTCCAGCTGATCATGGCTGGTGTGGCCCCGCTCAGCGGCTGA
- a CDS encoding SDR family oxidoreductase, with protein sequence MKLTVIGGTGRIGSQVVRKLTAAGHEAVPAAMSTGVDLISGQGLDQALEGAQVVVDLANSPTFDEASLEFFRTSMRNLLAAGQNAGVGHQVVLSIVGVDRVPQLDYYRAKTLQEDLLRQGPTPYSIVRVTQFFEFMDAVLSWTSDGDTVRLPATPIQPIAAADVVDAVVEVATGDPLGGIRNVAGPDVFTLDELGRLTLAARHDDRTVVTDDTAGMFAAVPGDVLTAGPDARLAPTHYREWLRNTH encoded by the coding sequence ATGAAGCTCACAGTCATCGGCGGTACGGGGCGGATCGGGTCGCAGGTGGTCCGGAAGCTGACCGCGGCCGGACACGAGGCCGTCCCCGCCGCCATGTCCACCGGTGTCGACCTGATCAGCGGTCAAGGACTGGACCAGGCGCTGGAGGGCGCGCAGGTCGTGGTCGACCTGGCGAACTCGCCGACCTTCGACGAGGCCTCGCTGGAGTTCTTCCGCACCTCCATGCGCAATCTGCTCGCCGCTGGGCAGAACGCCGGTGTCGGGCACCAGGTCGTGCTGTCGATCGTGGGCGTGGACCGAGTGCCCCAGCTCGACTACTACCGGGCCAAGACCTTGCAGGAAGACCTGCTGCGGCAGGGGCCGACGCCGTACTCCATCGTGCGCGTCACGCAGTTCTTCGAGTTCATGGACGCGGTGCTGTCCTGGACCTCCGACGGCGACACCGTCCGTCTGCCCGCCACCCCGATCCAGCCGATCGCCGCGGCGGATGTCGTCGACGCGGTCGTCGAGGTCGCCACCGGAGACCCGCTGGGCGGGATCCGCAACGTCGCGGGCCCGGATGTGTTCACCCTCGACGAACTCGGCAGGCTGACCCTCGCCGCACGGCACGACGACCGCACCGTCGTCACCGACGACACCGCGGGCATGTTCGCCGCCGTCCCCGGCGATGTGCTCACCGCGGGCCCGGACGCGCGCCTGGCGCCCACGCACTACCGGGAATGGCTCCGCAACACGCACTGA